One stretch of Harmonia axyridis chromosome 1, icHarAxyr1.1, whole genome shotgun sequence DNA includes these proteins:
- the LOC123676297 gene encoding innexin inx2 — MFDVFGSVKGLLKIDAVSIDNNVFRLHYKASVVILVAFSLLVTSRQYIGDPIDCIVDEIPPDVMDTYCWISATYTVPNRLTGRVGIDIVQPGVASHVDGKDEVKYHKYYQWVCFALFFQAMLFYVPRYLWKTWEGGRIKMLVLDLNAPIVDTKCKTERKEILVDYFLTNLHMQNFYAFRFFICEVLNFINVVGQIFFMDYFLGGEFSTYGTDVLSFTEMDPEQREDPMARVFPKVTKCTFHKYGPSGSVQKFDGLCVLPVNIVNEKIYVFLWFWFVILSIVSGIALIYRMVVIMAPKVRLYLLRAKCRIAPQKQIEVIADNCEIGDWFILYMMGKNIDTLIFKEVISDLYKKMEGKETV; from the coding sequence ATGTTCGATGTTTTTGGCTCTGTGAAGGGCCTTTTGAAGATCGATGCCGTATCCATCGATAACAATGTGTTCAGACTCCATTACAAAGCCTCGGTCGTCATACTCGTCGCGTTCTCTTTGCTTGTGACTAGTAGGCAATACATTGGAGACCCCATCGACTGCATCGTCGATGAAATTCCTCCAGATGTTATGGACACCTACTGCTGGATCTCGGCGACATACACAGTGCCAAACAGGCTTACAGGACGTGTTGGAATCGACATTGTCCAACCAGGTGTCGCGAGTCATGTAGACGGTAAAGACGAAGTTAAATACCACAAATACTACCAGTGGGTTTGCTTCGCCCTCTTCTTCCAAGCCATGCTCTTCTATGTTCCGAGATACCTGTGGAAGACTTGGGAAGGGGGAAGAATAAAGATGCTGGTTCTTGACCTCAACGCACCCATCGTCGACACAAAATGCAAAACGGAAAGAAAAGAAATCCTAGTCGACTACTTCCTTACCAATCTCCACATGCAGAACTTCTATGCGTTTAGGTTCTTCATATGCGAAGTCCTCAactttattaacgtcgttggaCAGATCTTCTTCATGGATTACTTCTTAGGAGGCGAATTCAGCACTTACGGAACCGACGTGTTGAGTTTTACCGAGATGGACCCAGAACAAAGAGAAGACCCCATGGCTAGAGTGTTTCCCAAGGTCACCAAATGTACCTTCCACAAATACGGTCCATCTGGTTCAGTGCAGAAGTTTGATGGACTTTGTGTACTACCTGTGAATATCGTCAACGAAAAAATCTACGTTTTCCTTTGGTTCTGGTTTGTCATTCTCAGTATTGTCTCCGGAATTGCTCTGATATACCGTATGGTCGTTATTATGGCTCCAAAAGTCCGTCTTTATCTATTGAGGGCGAAATGTCGTATTGCTCCACAAAAGCAGATCGAAGTCATTGCTGATAATTGTGAGATTGGCGATTGGTTCATTCTCTACATGATGGGAAAGAACATTGACACTTTGATCTTCAAAGAAGTCATTTCAGATCTATACAAAAAAATGGAGGGGAAAGAAACTGTTTAA